Proteins encoded together in one Acipenser ruthenus chromosome 22, fAciRut3.2 maternal haplotype, whole genome shotgun sequence window:
- the LOC117973813 gene encoding galanin receptor 2b isoform X1, producing the protein MNQREHQSFLIGKASAAVQGQRASALPASTWALGSKAAQEPQCLGFAGVNVSSGVIGISISSVEAVISACNGVWIFNTQECRRSLSKRDRERERAMLQQEGYIADVFLETPIQKLQSRRSATIWSFIAVWVRQQLQALCSTIKAFQTHSTSIIYTVLDLITKMSEHEDLSETSGHGNISENYPFNPASVIVSVVFSLIFLLGTVGNSLVLAVLLRNGKMGHNTTNLFILNLSVADFFFIVFCVPFQATIYSLEGWVFGSFMCKAVHFFINLTMYASSFTLAAVSVDRYLAIRYPLRSRELRTPCNAVAAMAVIWGLSFIFAGPYLSYYDITDIDTVNVCIPGWEEWRRKVLDTCTFICGYVIPVLIVSLSYTRTIKYLWTAVDPLDGMSESKKAKRKVTKMIIIVTVLFCLCWLPYHVVILCYLYGDFPFNQTTYAFRLLSHCMAYANSCLNPIVYALVSKHFRKGFKKVFSCILIKKARNKVHVVHVANTVPGFEAGSTEVSHINEENRRQNACEMGCRTPVVPEDNTAAITLPYQQQP; encoded by the exons TGTAAGCAGTGGTGTAATTGGAATATCTATTTCCTCTGTGGAAGCGGTGATCTCTGCCTGCAATGGAGTGTGGATATTTAACACACAAGAGTGTAGGAGGAGCCTTtcaaagagagacagagagagagagagagcgatgctTCAGCAGGAGGGTTACATTGCAGATGTGTTTCTGGAAACACCAATCCAGAAA CTTCAGTCAAGACGTTCAGCCACCATCTGGTCCTTCATTGCCGTGTGGGTCAGACAGCAACTTCAAGCGCTCTGCAGCACGATCAAGGCTTTTCAAACACACTCAACTAGTATTATTTACACCGTTTTGG ATCTGATCACAAAGATGTCTGAGCATGAAGACCTCTCTGAAACGTCTGGCCATGGAAACATATCTGAGAATTACCCCTTCAATCCAGCCAGTGTGATCGTCTCTGTTGTCTTTTCCCTCATTTTCTTGCTTGGCACTGTTGGGAATAGTTTGGTTTTAGCTGTGCTGCTACGGAATGGAAAAATGGGCCACAACACCACTAACCTGTTTATTTTAAACCTGAGTGTTGCTGATTTTTTCTTCATTGTCTTTTGTGTGCCATTTCAAGCTACCATTTACTCCCTAGAGGGCTGGGTGTTTGGTTCATTTATGTGCAAGGCGGTCCACTTCTTTATTAATCTCACCATGTATGCCAGCAGCTTTACACTGGCAGCCGTCTCAGTTGACAG GTATTTGGCAATCCGGTACCCTCTGAGGTCCCGGGAATTGAGAACCCCATGTAATGCAGTGGCAGCAATGGCTGTGATCTGGGGCCTGTCCTTCATATTTGCAGGGCCTTATCTGAGCTACTATGACATTACTGACATTGACACTGTGAATGTGTGTATACCAGGATGGGAAGAATGGAGGCGCAAAGTCCTGGACACCTGCACCTTTATATGTGGCTATGTCATTCCAGTCTTGATTGTAAGCCTCTCTTACACAAGAACAATAAAATACCTCTGGACAGCTGTGGACCCTTTGGATGGAATGTCAGAATCAAAGAAAGCAAAGCGCAAGGTGACTAAGATGATCATTATTGTCACTGTGCTTTTCTGCCTTTGCTGGCTGCCCTACCATGTTGTGATACTTTGCTATCTGTATGGAGATTTCCCATTCAACCAGACCACCTATGCCTTCAGGCTGCTGTCCCACTGCATGGCCTATGCCAACTCCTGTCTCAACCCAATTGTCTATGCACTGGTCTCTAAGCATTTCCGCAAGGGCTTTAAAAAGGTTTTCAGTTGTATTCTCATCAAAAAGGCTAGGAATAAGGTTCATGTTGTGCACGTGGCTAACACAGTGCCTGGCTTTGAAGCAGGATCCACAGAGGTGTCGCACATTAATGAGGAAAACAGAAGACAGAATGCCTGCGAGATGGGCTGCAGAACTCCTGTTGTTCCTGAGGACAACACGGCAGCCATCACCCTGCCATACCAGCAGCAGCCCTGA
- the LOC117973813 gene encoding galanin receptor 2b isoform X2, translated as MLPSSVKSANQASVSSGVIGISISSVEAVISACNGVWIFNTQECRRSLSKRDRERERAMLQQEGYIADVFLETPIQKLQSRRSATIWSFIAVWVRQQLQALCSTIKAFQTHSTSIIYTVLDLITKMSEHEDLSETSGHGNISENYPFNPASVIVSVVFSLIFLLGTVGNSLVLAVLLRNGKMGHNTTNLFILNLSVADFFFIVFCVPFQATIYSLEGWVFGSFMCKAVHFFINLTMYASSFTLAAVSVDRYLAIRYPLRSRELRTPCNAVAAMAVIWGLSFIFAGPYLSYYDITDIDTVNVCIPGWEEWRRKVLDTCTFICGYVIPVLIVSLSYTRTIKYLWTAVDPLDGMSESKKAKRKVTKMIIIVTVLFCLCWLPYHVVILCYLYGDFPFNQTTYAFRLLSHCMAYANSCLNPIVYALVSKHFRKGFKKVFSCILIKKARNKVHVVHVANTVPGFEAGSTEVSHINEENRRQNACEMGCRTPVVPEDNTAAITLPYQQQP; from the exons TGTAAGCAGTGGTGTAATTGGAATATCTATTTCCTCTGTGGAAGCGGTGATCTCTGCCTGCAATGGAGTGTGGATATTTAACACACAAGAGTGTAGGAGGAGCCTTtcaaagagagacagagagagagagagagcgatgctTCAGCAGGAGGGTTACATTGCAGATGTGTTTCTGGAAACACCAATCCAGAAA CTTCAGTCAAGACGTTCAGCCACCATCTGGTCCTTCATTGCCGTGTGGGTCAGACAGCAACTTCAAGCGCTCTGCAGCACGATCAAGGCTTTTCAAACACACTCAACTAGTATTATTTACACCGTTTTGG ATCTGATCACAAAGATGTCTGAGCATGAAGACCTCTCTGAAACGTCTGGCCATGGAAACATATCTGAGAATTACCCCTTCAATCCAGCCAGTGTGATCGTCTCTGTTGTCTTTTCCCTCATTTTCTTGCTTGGCACTGTTGGGAATAGTTTGGTTTTAGCTGTGCTGCTACGGAATGGAAAAATGGGCCACAACACCACTAACCTGTTTATTTTAAACCTGAGTGTTGCTGATTTTTTCTTCATTGTCTTTTGTGTGCCATTTCAAGCTACCATTTACTCCCTAGAGGGCTGGGTGTTTGGTTCATTTATGTGCAAGGCGGTCCACTTCTTTATTAATCTCACCATGTATGCCAGCAGCTTTACACTGGCAGCCGTCTCAGTTGACAG GTATTTGGCAATCCGGTACCCTCTGAGGTCCCGGGAATTGAGAACCCCATGTAATGCAGTGGCAGCAATGGCTGTGATCTGGGGCCTGTCCTTCATATTTGCAGGGCCTTATCTGAGCTACTATGACATTACTGACATTGACACTGTGAATGTGTGTATACCAGGATGGGAAGAATGGAGGCGCAAAGTCCTGGACACCTGCACCTTTATATGTGGCTATGTCATTCCAGTCTTGATTGTAAGCCTCTCTTACACAAGAACAATAAAATACCTCTGGACAGCTGTGGACCCTTTGGATGGAATGTCAGAATCAAAGAAAGCAAAGCGCAAGGTGACTAAGATGATCATTATTGTCACTGTGCTTTTCTGCCTTTGCTGGCTGCCCTACCATGTTGTGATACTTTGCTATCTGTATGGAGATTTCCCATTCAACCAGACCACCTATGCCTTCAGGCTGCTGTCCCACTGCATGGCCTATGCCAACTCCTGTCTCAACCCAATTGTCTATGCACTGGTCTCTAAGCATTTCCGCAAGGGCTTTAAAAAGGTTTTCAGTTGTATTCTCATCAAAAAGGCTAGGAATAAGGTTCATGTTGTGCACGTGGCTAACACAGTGCCTGGCTTTGAAGCAGGATCCACAGAGGTGTCGCACATTAATGAGGAAAACAGAAGACAGAATGCCTGCGAGATGGGCTGCAGAACTCCTGTTGTTCCTGAGGACAACACGGCAGCCATCACCCTGCCATACCAGCAGCAGCCCTGA